In the Panthera uncia isolate 11264 unplaced genomic scaffold, Puncia_PCG_1.0 HiC_scaffold_1919, whole genome shotgun sequence genome, GCGGTCCACTCTCCCTGGCGGGTGGCCCAgctaggccccccccccccaccacgtcCATCATCCACCCGGAGACGCCCTGGCCCAACCTGCGTTGCTATGACGACGGGTTGGGCGCGCTAGCGTTTCCTGGAGATGCCGAGGTCGGCAGCAGAGCCGGGAGGGGCGAACTGAGTCCCCACTCGGAGGCACCCCCCACACACCGACCACGTAGAGGAGGCAAGCAGGGCGCTAGAGCAGCGGCCGGGCAGGATATGCGCCCGCAGCCACAGAGAACCCGCCACCCCGGGGCCAGGTCGCTACCCaccgcgggcggggcggggggggggtccccatccccccacccacgtCCGTTGTGCCCGtgccatctccccccacccccccacgccACGCGCGCTCCGCTGCCATGGTAACCGGCGCGCTCCCGGGAAGCGCGTTCCCCTCCGTGTGAAGAACCAAGCGCTCCGCCCTCCTTGCCCTCCCTGGAGGCGCCCTGAGAGGCCGCTGGAGTCGCGGGCAGAGGCAAAGCCGGGGCGGAGAGGGAAGGGGCGCTGAGCAGGCCGGGAGGGGCTAGGGCTCGACTGGGAGGGGGCGCCCTCACGGAGTCAGGCACGCACACAACTCCAGACACCCCTGGAGCCCCAGTTCtggcaggagagggacaggggggCAGCACACGAGCAGTGGGACCCAATAGGGACCAACAGTATGACCCCAGCTCCCAAGCACAGCGTAAGGCGCGTGAGGAGCGTCTTCAGGGACAAGACGAAGCCTTACCCCTCTGGGGCCGCACTCCCGCCCTACGAAGGCCTGcactgggcaggggaggggatgcATTATGCGGGGAGGCGGTGCACAACCTTGACCAATTGCAGAGCGAGATGGGGACCGCCACGCCCTGGGAGGCCCGAGGGGGCGCAGCGGGGAGGATTGCTCAGGACGCGAGGACGGCCGTCGGAGTGTGGGCGCACAACGGGGAgggcggtgggagggggggacTCGCCTAGAGCTGCCCGCCCCTGGACGCCAGCTGAGCTGCCGCTTCCCCCTTGAGTGGGCCCGGAGCCCCCAAGCCTTTCCTGGCCAACCAGAGACCCCTCGGAGAAGCCGGGTGGCCAAGCCCCACACCCAAGGCCAAGAAGATAAAGGCAGGGGCTGCCATCTGCGCGTGACAAAATGCCACCAGCCCTTTCATGTCATGCCCTTTCCTCTTCAGACAGGCCTCTGACCCCCACTCAAcccagaaggaaactgaggccaaagaggTGGAGTCAACAGCCTCAGCCACCAAGCAAAGTTAGGAAGTGTGCCCACTGCTGGGCCTCTACTGCTCAAGGGTGCACCTGCCAGTTAGCCAACCCCCACCGCCACTCCCGCCTGCACTCAGAAAGGCTGGGGCGGGAGGGGACATGCAGTAGTGGCCCCAACCCTGTCCCCCGCCAcacatgtagacacacacacacacaaactacacATACACAGCTAGGCAGATGGGGAGGCAGGAGCTCCTGGCTCCACGGGGGATTCAGATGATGGAGAAGAGAGGCGGGGCCGGCCTCAGGaaggtatggggggggggggctgtgggggCCCTCAGGAGCTGAGCGCAGTGGAAGGACCTCCCCCATCTTGTGAGTATCCCTATACTGAGTAGAGGGAATAGGGACTCCCCAGAAGTGGCCAGATCCCAGATCAATCCCCACAGCCAGACCCACTTGGCCACCCAAGCCAGCCTCAGGCCACACAGGACCCCAAGGCCACAGGCCCAGAAACCTGCCCATGCCCACGAGCCCTGGTCCCAGTCCCCGGGGCAGGGACTCACGTAGTCCTGGAAGGCCTTGGCCTCATTTGAGTGCTCACACGCCTCTCTGCGGTCAGGTGCTGCACAGTACAAGTCCCAGAACACGCTGTGggcggcagggaggggggggggggggacgatgGTTTCCCCACAcgtccccacccagcccccctcCGTGGCCCACCCTGGCCAGCCTCACACGCACCACCACCAGGAATGCAGGAACCCTGGGGGCTCCCCCAGCGTAATGTTCTTCTCCCATCGGATCTGCAGGGGGAAGGCAAGACAGTGAGAGGGCCCTGCCTGACCCCTTCCAACCTGAGGCAGCCCTAGCCCAGCCTGGTGCCTGGGGAATGCTGGGGCAGGGGACCAGCGGCCCAGAGCaagggagctgggaggggggcAACTATGTGAGGGGCAGATAAGTGGGCACAGATTGTCAGATGGCCAGGCAGATGCCTGGACACCAGTCCACGGGCCCTGATCCACCCCAGCCCTCAGTTCCCAGGGCCAGCAGAGGGGCACCCCAACCCATCTGGAAAGGAGATGGAGAGGACCCCAGGGTATGGGTGGTAAGGAAGGGCCCAGCTTAGGGGGGATCTCTGCCTGGCCAGGCTGGCTTACCTCGGACAGAAAGGTCTGGGCTGACTTCTGGGCACCAACGTGCAACAGGTACTCGTATACATAGAGTGCCAACCtgcaggcaggcagaggggaggctggCTCAGGCCTGGGGCGAGCCCCACAGTCCCAAGGATCCCTGAGAGAGGCCCTCAGTGAGCCCCTCATGACGCCACTCCCGGCCTCACTCACTGCCCCCTGCTGGTTCCCCAATCACCCACATCTCCCCCACCCTGACAGGTGATGACCTCAGTTGCTCAGACCAGCCAACTCCTACATATCCATCAATACCCAGCCTGCAGGCCCTTCTTCTAGGCAACGCTGTCAGCAGTCCATAACCCCCCACTTGCAAACCAAACTCTGCTGTTAAACACCAAGTCCTGGCCCCATCCTGCCAACGCTGAGACCCCAGAACAGCCTTGGTCCCGGGGAGGTTTTCTGCCCAGGAGAAAGGGCTCCCGGATGTCGCTCCAGACTATGCCCTGGGTAGGGTCTCCCAGCCAGTACCCTAGGCCATGTGGCCAGGGCCCGGCACCTAATTCCCTCCCAGCCTTGCCTGCTAGGGGCCCTCTTCCAGGTGTCCCTGGacccctgttctctttctcaggATCAGCGCCCATCCACCAGTGGTGGCCATGACCCATCTATACCAGCCCTCCAGGGAGAGTCTGGAGAAGTGAGGGTAGCGAGGGGCAGTGAGGCCAGCAGTGCCACTTGGCTGCCACGGCACCTTGTCGAAACACAGTGCCGGGTAACCTTAGACACACCAATCTGGCCACTGCCCACCCCAAGAACAGGCCACCTTCCATCCGGCAGTGTCCTCCACGGACCACGTAGGAAGGCCGGCCCTTCCACGCCACCTTCCAAGCCTCTCCATCCTCAGCCTCCACGCCCCCTCATCAGTCCTCCACACCAGCAAGCAGAGAAACAACTTCCTGGCCCCTGGGGTCACCCATTTCCCAACCATCCACTCCACAGTTACTGGCCCCTCCCAGTGCTCCCAGGGACCTTACTGCCCGTCCAGGTCCCATGTGGGCTGGGGGGTATAGGGTCCAGATCCAAGACTGGGGACTCCTCAAGGGCTGGCCTGAGCTGGAAGGCCTTCTAGTACGCCTCCCCACTCGGCTGGCCGCCCTTCCCTGGCTGAGGGCCCCATACTAAAATAACCCTGCTTTGTCTCATGTTcctgctctctccccaccttcccagccAGGCTTCTTGATCCTCACATACCCGCCCCCCATCAGATCACTCCCCCTTCCTCAGACCTCACAGAGGCAGTTCTGGCCATTCTGTCCTGGCCCCcagtccctgccccaccccatggGTTCTGTCCTTGGCCTGGATCCTCTTCCTTCATCCAGCACCTCCCTGTGCAATGAACGCGACAGACACCTGTACCTCTGCAAGCCACCTGCTCGTGGGCAGACAGGGACACAACAATACATAGAAGCTAAGTTATATGGTGGGCCGGAAGGTTATGCGTGCTAGGGAAGGGCAAAAGGGGGACGTTAAGGGGTTGGGGTGGGCAGCTGTCCCAGGGTGAGGTGGG is a window encoding:
- the LOC125917486 gene encoding single-stranded DNA-binding protein 4-like, which produces MYAKGGKGSAVPSDSQAREKLALYVYEYLLHVGAQKSAQTFLSEIRWEKNITLGEPPGFLHSWWCVFWDLYCAAPDRREACEHSNEAKAFQDYVSPCPGDWDQGSWAWAGFWACGLGVLCGLRLAWVAKWVWLWGLIWDLATSGESLFPLLSIGILTRWGRSFHCAQLLRAPTAPPPHTFLRPAPPLFSII